One stretch of Corynebacterium auriscanis DNA includes these proteins:
- a CDS encoding MinD/ParA family ATP-binding protein: protein MSNDSNLPDGIPSWLRMTNENPIAAPAAVPQAPRNNAHPNSPADELKGGQQGKLKSDSDDPHAQSSQRSDAETQLQAPSRANTQPATTDESYANAGQDPSAQPQSHTQQGQSAQPQSHTQQGQPAQPQAHTHPEPSAQFHHPDERSQQQQTQGQFNFNAPPQAPGAIGMARPAQPAQPSENPSSVPHGASNPVNPYTVAPQTPRQAPSGSEIQAPPVPKTGKHHAQMEYDLKPPPALDQSNLVNPVKRAPRRGWRKMLYSVTGGHVNVGDSPQELQQDALMEQIRKPLRGDYRIAVMSLKGGVGKTTTTVTLGGVFASVRHDRVIAIDANPDLGTLAQRVAAPGPATIRDLLAAEDTSRYASIRQYTTQAKSRLEVIGSERDPAVSEAFSESDYRHAIDILQHHYNVILTDCGTGLMHSAMAGVLDLANTLVLVTSPALDGAQSASATLDWLNLHGYEQLAANAVVVVSAAHPGNATIDMEQLLAHFRSRTRAVHVIPFDRHLSEGAIIDLERIGKDTLRSYHELAAIVAEDFDSWHRHAQG from the coding sequence ATGTCGAACGACAGTAACTTGCCGGACGGGATCCCCTCTTGGTTGCGGATGACCAACGAAAACCCTATCGCGGCTCCGGCGGCAGTACCACAAGCTCCTCGGAATAATGCGCACCCTAATAGCCCAGCAGACGAGTTGAAGGGTGGTCAGCAAGGGAAACTGAAATCGGACAGCGACGATCCTCATGCTCAGAGCTCGCAACGGTCTGATGCAGAGACGCAATTGCAGGCGCCGTCTCGTGCGAATACCCAACCGGCCACGACCGACGAGTCTTACGCAAACGCTGGCCAAGACCCATCGGCTCAGCCACAGTCGCACACCCAGCAGGGGCAATCGGCTCAGCCACAGTCGCACACCCAGCAGGGGCAACCGGCTCAGCCGCAGGCACATACCCATCCGGAACCATCAGCGCAGTTTCACCACCCGGATGAGCGAAGTCAGCAACAACAAACCCAGGGACAATTCAACTTCAACGCCCCACCACAGGCGCCGGGAGCCATAGGAATGGCGCGGCCCGCACAGCCGGCGCAGCCTTCTGAAAATCCATCGAGCGTGCCGCACGGGGCGTCAAACCCAGTAAACCCCTACACAGTAGCGCCCCAAACCCCCAGGCAAGCACCCTCGGGTTCTGAAATTCAAGCCCCACCGGTCCCCAAGACCGGTAAGCACCATGCGCAAATGGAGTACGACCTCAAGCCGCCACCGGCACTGGATCAATCCAACTTGGTAAACCCCGTTAAACGTGCACCTCGCCGTGGTTGGCGAAAGATGCTGTACAGCGTGACGGGTGGGCATGTCAACGTCGGCGATTCGCCCCAGGAGCTGCAACAGGATGCGCTCATGGAGCAGATCCGCAAGCCTCTGCGCGGTGATTACCGTATTGCGGTGATGTCGTTGAAGGGCGGGGTAGGAAAAACGACCACCACGGTAACTTTGGGCGGAGTTTTCGCTTCTGTACGCCATGACCGTGTGATCGCGATCGATGCTAACCCTGACCTGGGTACCTTGGCACAGCGAGTGGCCGCGCCGGGTCCCGCTACAATCCGTGATCTGCTCGCCGCCGAAGATACCTCTCGGTATGCCTCGATCCGTCAATACACCACCCAAGCAAAATCTCGTTTAGAAGTTATAGGATCCGAGCGTGATCCGGCGGTTTCCGAGGCCTTTAGTGAGTCCGACTACCGTCATGCCATTGACATCCTGCAGCACCATTACAACGTCATTCTGACAGACTGCGGAACTGGATTGATGCACTCTGCCATGGCCGGGGTGCTTGACTTGGCGAACACTTTGGTGTTGGTAACTTCACCGGCGCTTGATGGTGCGCAATCAGCCTCCGCGACCTTGGACTGGCTCAATCTGCATGGTTACGAGCAGCTAGCGGCGAATGCTGTGGTCGTTGTATCTGCGGCCCATCCAGGAAACGCCACCATCGATATGGAACAGCTATTGGCGCATTTTCGATCCAGAACGAGGGCAGTGCATGTAATCCCATTCGACCGGCACCTTTCAGAAGGCGCAATCATCGACCTGGAACGCATCGGCAAAGACACGCTGCGGTCTTATCACGAGCTAGCGGCAATCGTGGCGGAGGATTTCGATTCATGGCACAGGCACGCTCAGGGTTAA